In the Gammaproteobacteria bacterium genome, one interval contains:
- a CDS encoding type II secretion system F family protein, which yields QLPASTQAMMDGSKFMVDNGVVIFSTLGGGLFLILAFYTTVRGKDLIDRVLIRTPLIGSSIKSSAMAQTGMTMALLLRSGLTVLETLKVIAYIMPNTSMSRCFTKAGKQILAGQSLAVGLDQPLIPLMVKHMAGIGEKSGELDQVMDELGNYYQARTEARLKAMIAMIEPAMTVLIGGLVGFVYYAFFKAMMQVSAGG from the coding sequence ACAATTACCAGCATCAACACAGGCGATGATGGATGGCTCAAAATTCATGGTCGACAATGGCGTGGTTATTTTTTCAACCCTTGGTGGCGGCTTGTTCCTTATTTTGGCTTTTTATACCACCGTTCGCGGCAAAGACTTAATCGATCGTGTACTCATTCGCACCCCTTTAATTGGCAGCTCAATTAAGTCATCGGCAATGGCACAAACCGGCATGACCATGGCGCTGTTGCTGCGTTCGGGCCTTACGGTATTAGAAACCTTAAAAGTTATTGCTTACATCATGCCTAATACCAGCATGTCGCGTTGCTTTACCAAAGCTGGCAAACAAATTTTGGCCGGCCAAAGCTTAGCGGTTGGACTAGACCAACCGTTAATTCCGTTAATGGTTAAACACATGGCGGGCATTGGTGAAAAGTCTGGTGAACTCGATCAGGTGATGGACGAACTGGGCAATTATTACCAGGCCCGCACCGAAGCGCGCTTAAAGGCGATGATCGCGATGATCGAACCGGCAATGACGGTATTAATCGGCGGCTTGGTTGGCTTTGTTTATTACGCGTTTTTTAAAGCAATGATGCAGGTATCGGCAGGTGGATAA